One window of Bacteroides sp. AN502(2024) genomic DNA carries:
- a CDS encoding FecR family protein, whose product MTENKLKESIQIAEEIARELYTGEKSDSALLKEWKKKSPDLYRNICQQQKLTDEIKFRDAIELESALRQVQRRLSLVPRKHTQVYYMRFISMAACLCALLCISYLLYTTSNKQPIPQWASAIPGNEKAFISTNNDTVTLNEKKWIVVGDRLINNTNDGKKEVAIRLPQEQKFIRLVVPAGGEQKLTLEDGTGIQVNTDSELLFPAHFEADTRQVRLHGEAYFDVTTNKEKPFIVQLEELTVEATGTAFNIKSYQEEDETSITLVKGSVTIYKEKQPLVTLIPGQLFTYHQQTHTYDVTDPVLSTITDWTNGEFVFHNETIHNIMRKLSRWYNVNIVIDDDIKHMRYTGILSRKQPLMETLEALRMTNELDFHLQQEKKIEVRKKENQH is encoded by the coding sequence ATGACTGAAAACAAACTAAAAGAAAGCATACAGATAGCAGAAGAAATCGCCCGTGAGTTATACACAGGAGAAAAGTCTGATTCCGCCCTATTAAAAGAGTGGAAAAAAAAGTCGCCAGACCTGTACAGAAATATCTGCCAGCAACAAAAGCTAACGGATGAAATCAAATTTCGCGATGCTATCGAACTTGAGAGTGCTTTGCGCCAGGTACAACGGAGACTTTCACTCGTTCCACGCAAACACACCCAAGTATACTACATGCGATTTATCAGCATGGCAGCCTGTCTGTGTGCCCTTTTATGCATCAGCTATCTTTTATACACCACATCAAATAAGCAACCGATACCACAATGGGCGTCAGCCATTCCCGGTAACGAAAAAGCATTCATCTCCACCAATAACGATACGGTAACGTTAAACGAGAAAAAATGGATCGTTGTCGGAGACCGGCTCATTAACAATACGAACGACGGGAAAAAGGAAGTCGCTATCCGACTGCCGCAGGAGCAAAAATTCATCAGACTCGTCGTGCCTGCAGGAGGAGAGCAGAAACTGACACTGGAAGACGGAACAGGAATACAGGTTAATACAGATTCGGAACTACTGTTTCCCGCTCATTTCGAAGCAGATACTCGCCAAGTGAGACTGCACGGAGAAGCTTATTTCGACGTGACAACCAATAAAGAAAAACCTTTCATTGTACAATTGGAAGAGTTGACAGTAGAAGCTACCGGAACCGCCTTCAACATCAAAAGTTATCAGGAAGAAGATGAAACAAGCATCACACTCGTAAAAGGCAGTGTGACTATCTACAAAGAAAAGCAACCACTTGTGACATTGATTCCCGGACAACTGTTCACTTATCATCAACAGACCCATACATACGATGTGACAGACCCTGTATTGTCCACTATCACCGACTGGACCAATGGAGAGTTCGTGTTTCACAACGAAACCATCCACAACATCATGCGTAAACTCTCTCGCTGGTATAACGTGAACATCGTTATAGACGATGACATCAAGCACATGCGATACACGGGCATACTTTCACGCAAGCAGCCTCTTATGGAGACGTTGGAAGCGCTTCGGATGACCAACGAGCTTGACTTTCACCTCCAACAGGAAAAGAAAATAGAAGTTCGAAAGAAAGAAAATCAACATTAA
- a CDS encoding RNA polymerase sigma-70 factor, which produces MNRIKQDNNTHPASKGVTSKKEFNLFFAKYYATFISFACRYCLNEEEARDIVQDVFVSFWEQRTKFNSLLTIKAFFYRSISNRILNYLKHEDVKKRYASDQLQKIQSEEFIIENVIQEEVSSIIHMKIKELTPSEQKIILLSLQNKSNQEIAELLQISITTVKTHKMHAYAKLRVELKELRYLLIFLIAQ; this is translated from the coding sequence ATGAATAGAATAAAGCAAGACAATAACACTCATCCGGCAAGCAAAGGAGTAACTAGCAAAAAAGAATTCAATCTCTTTTTTGCAAAATATTATGCTACATTCATCTCCTTTGCTTGTCGGTATTGCTTGAATGAAGAAGAAGCACGCGACATCGTTCAAGACGTATTTGTCAGTTTCTGGGAGCAGAGAACCAAGTTCAACTCGCTGCTCACAATCAAAGCTTTCTTTTACCGTTCCATTTCCAACCGCATCCTCAACTACCTGAAACATGAAGATGTAAAAAAACGATACGCCAGCGACCAACTACAAAAAATACAAAGCGAAGAGTTCATCATAGAGAATGTTATTCAAGAAGAAGTGTCTTCCATCATTCATATGAAAATCAAAGAACTCACTCCGAGTGAACAAAAAATCATCTTGCTCTCGTTACAGAACAAATCCAACCAAGAAATTGCGGAATTGTTACAAATATCTATCACCACTGTAAAGACTCACAAGATGCACGCTTATGCTAAATTGCGTGTCGAATTAAAAGAACTACGTTATCTGTTGATTTTCTTAATAGCTCAATAA
- the dacB gene encoding D-alanyl-D-alanine carboxypeptidase/D-alanyl-D-alanine-endopeptidase, with product MKKTFLIIIMSACFPFLWGQGSVLQIDSLIKKMLPEASEVGVSVYNLTAKKLLYNYRAEKLSRPASTMKLLTAITALSRPDGNEPFRTEVWHDGVIEHDTLQGNLYVVGGFDPEFDSGSMDSLIEEVLTFPFSVINGQVYGDVSMKDSLYWGSGWAWDDTPAGYQPYLSPLMFNKGTVQVSVVPSTVQGDTATVSCHPVSSYYTVTNRTKTRTSSAGKFSFTRDWLTNGNNLLVSGNVTSIRKDDVNIYDSSRFFMHTFLERLRGKGITTPQSYGFAELPRDSVKVERMACWNTPVQKVLNQLMKESDNLNAEAFLCRLGAQATGKKQIAAEDGIVEIMKLIRRLGHDPKDYKIADGCGLSNYNYLSPALLVDFLKYAYSQTELFRMLYKSLPVGGVDGTLKFRMKSAPAFRNVHAKTGSFTAINALAGYLKMKNGHEVAFAIMNQNVLSAAKARAFQDKVCEVIIGR from the coding sequence ATGAAAAAAACTTTTCTGATCATTATCATGTCAGCCTGTTTCCCCTTTTTATGGGGGCAAGGATCGGTGCTTCAGATAGATTCGCTTATCAAGAAGATGCTCCCCGAAGCATCGGAGGTTGGCGTATCCGTTTACAACCTGACGGCTAAGAAATTACTTTATAATTATCGTGCGGAGAAACTTTCCCGTCCTGCCTCCACCATGAAGCTGTTGACAGCTATTACCGCTCTCTCCCGCCCTGACGGCAATGAGCCTTTTCGTACAGAAGTGTGGCACGACGGGGTGATAGAACACGATACGTTGCAAGGTAATCTGTATGTAGTGGGTGGTTTCGATCCGGAATTTGACAGTGGGTCGATGGATTCGTTGATAGAAGAAGTGCTCACTTTCCCTTTTTCTGTGATTAACGGGCAGGTGTATGGCGATGTCTCGATGAAAGACTCCCTTTATTGGGGAAGTGGATGGGCGTGGGACGATACGCCTGCGGGCTATCAGCCTTATCTGTCTCCGTTAATGTTCAACAAGGGGACTGTACAGGTCTCTGTTGTTCCTTCTACGGTACAGGGCGATACGGCCACTGTCTCTTGTCATCCTGTATCTTCCTATTATACAGTGACGAACCGGACCAAAACACGTACTTCCTCTGCCGGAAAGTTCTCTTTCACACGAGATTGGCTGACGAATGGTAATAATCTCCTTGTTTCGGGCAATGTCACTTCGATCCGAAAGGATGATGTTAACATCTACGATTCTTCCCGTTTCTTTATGCATACATTTCTGGAACGCCTTCGTGGGAAAGGAATCACTACTCCCCAGTCGTATGGCTTTGCCGAATTACCTCGCGACAGCGTGAAAGTGGAGCGGATGGCTTGCTGGAATACTCCCGTGCAGAAAGTGCTGAACCAGTTGATGAAAGAGAGTGATAACCTTAATGCGGAAGCTTTTCTCTGTCGTCTGGGGGCGCAGGCCACGGGAAAGAAGCAGATAGCCGCTGAAGATGGTATTGTAGAGATTATGAAACTGATCCGTCGCTTGGGACATGATCCGAAAGACTATAAGATTGCTGATGGCTGTGGACTTTCCAATTATAATTACCTCTCTCCTGCCCTGCTGGTGGACTTTCTGAAATATGCGTATTCGCAGACAGAATTGTTTCGGATGTTGTATAAATCACTTCCTGTTGGCGGGGTGGACGGAACTTTAAAATTCCGGATGAAAAGCGCTCCTGCATTTCGGAATGTGCATGCCAAGACAGGGTCGTTTACGGCAATAAATGCATTGGCTGGCTATCTGAAAATGAAGAACGGGCATGAAGTGGCCTTTGCCATTATGAACCAGAATGTGCTTTCGGCTGCTAAGGCGAGAGCGTTTCAGGATAAGGTGTGTGAGGTGATAATCGGGCGATAA
- a CDS encoding acetyl-CoA hydrolase/transferase family protein, with amino-acid sequence MSLNRISAAEAASLIKHGYNIGLSGFTPAGTAKAVTAELAKIAEAEHAKGNPFQVGIFTGASTGESCDGVLSRVKAIRYRAPYTTNADFRKAVNNGEIAYNDIHLSQMAQEVRYGFMGKVNIAIIEACEVTPDGKIYLTAAGGIAPTICRLADQIIVELNSAHSKSGMGMHDVYEPLDPPYRREIPIYKPSDRIGVPYVQVDPKKIIGVVETNWPDEARSFAAADPLTDKIGQNVADFLAADMKRGIIPSTFLPLQSGVGNIANAVLGALGRDKTIPPFEMYTEVIQNSVIGLIREGRIKFGSACSLTVTNDCLEGIYNDMDFFRDKLVLRPSEISNSPEIIRRLGVISINTAIEVDLYGNVNSTHIGGTKMMNGIGGSGDFTRNAYISIFTCPSVAKEGKISAIVPMVSHHDHTEHDVNVVITEQGVADLRGKSPKERAQAIIENCAHPDYKELLWDYTKLAGDKHQTPHAIQAALGMHAELAKSGDMRNTNWAGYAK; translated from the coding sequence ATGTCACTCAATCGTATTTCGGCAGCAGAAGCTGCAAGCCTGATCAAACATGGCTACAACATCGGCCTAAGCGGATTTACTCCCGCCGGAACGGCCAAGGCTGTAACAGCCGAACTCGCAAAAATTGCAGAAGCAGAACACGCGAAAGGAAATCCGTTTCAAGTAGGAATTTTCACAGGTGCATCTACAGGAGAGTCCTGCGACGGCGTGCTATCACGTGTCAAAGCGATCCGCTACCGCGCCCCTTATACTACCAATGCTGATTTCCGAAAAGCTGTGAACAACGGAGAGATTGCCTACAACGATATACATCTCTCACAAATGGCACAGGAAGTGCGCTACGGATTCATGGGGAAAGTAAACATAGCCATCATCGAAGCCTGCGAAGTGACCCCGGACGGAAAGATTTATCTGACTGCCGCCGGTGGTATCGCTCCCACCATCTGTCGTCTTGCCGACCAGATTATCGTAGAGTTGAACAGCGCACATAGCAAATCAGGTATGGGCATGCACGACGTGTACGAACCGCTCGACCCGCCTTACCGTCGCGAAATACCTATTTACAAACCGAGTGACCGTATCGGGGTACCTTACGTCCAGGTAGACCCGAAAAAGATTATTGGCGTAGTAGAAACCAACTGGCCGGACGAAGCCCGTTCTTTCGCCGCTGCCGACCCGTTGACCGATAAAATCGGACAGAATGTTGCCGACTTCCTTGCTGCCGACATGAAACGCGGTATCATCCCGTCCACGTTCTTACCCTTGCAATCGGGTGTAGGAAACATTGCCAATGCTGTGCTTGGTGCATTAGGACGTGATAAGACGATCCCTCCATTCGAAATGTACACAGAGGTAATCCAAAACTCTGTGATCGGATTGATCCGCGAAGGACGTATTAAATTCGGTAGTGCCTGTTCACTGACTGTAACAAACGACTGTCTGGAAGGCATTTACAACGATATGGATTTCTTCCGCGATAAGCTTGTTCTCCGTCCTTCGGAAATCTCAAACAGCCCGGAAATAATACGCCGCCTCGGTGTCATTTCGATCAATACGGCTATCGAAGTTGACCTGTACGGCAATGTAAACTCTACCCATATCGGCGGAACAAAAATGATGAACGGTATCGGTGGTTCGGGCGACTTTACCCGCAACGCTTACATCTCCATCTTCACTTGTCCGTCTGTGGCCAAAGAAGGTAAAATCAGTGCGATCGTACCGATGGTATCCCACCACGACCACACAGAGCACGATGTCAATGTTGTTATCACCGAACAAGGTGTAGCCGATCTCCGTGGCAAGAGTCCGAAAGAACGCGCACAAGCCATCATCGAGAACTGTGCCCACCCTGACTACAAAGAGTTGCTTTGGGATTACACGAAGCTGGCAGGTGACAAACATCAGACTCCACACGCTATTCAGGCTGCGCTCGGCATGCACGCAGAATTGGCTAAGAGTGGTGATATGAGAAATACAAACTGGGCTGGATATGCGAAGTAA
- a CDS encoding SusC/RagA family TonB-linked outer membrane protein: protein MKVRFISRGLMMLLAFILSFSAPEVHAQNVRKEAITMTANKKPLAEVLEKLSKQYKYQLFYNTALTKGIRVSASFKNADIDQVMKKLLTGTGLSYSIKGKTIVITSADGKKTANTTLLKGRVLDKEGLGIPGVNIFTQDKSQGAVSDIDGNFAFAKPLAHGTVLNFTSIGMKTQNVVYSGESTLKIVMVENVNELDAVVVTGVINKMKESFTGSASTFTTDELKAVGTTNAIASLKTLDPSFNVLENSSFGSDPNRMPDIEIRGKSSLISTRDELAEDPNQPLFILDGFETTLETIYNMDMNRIASITILKDAASTAIYGSKASNGVVVVETIRPKSGKLHLSYNGSANISWADLTSYNLMNAREKLEFEKLVGRYNSSDPVQELLLQQSYNNKLNDITRGVDTYWLSDPLRTGINHRHSVYADGGEGAFMFGLGLSYNGITGVMKESDRNNISGNIDLTYRLDKLQFTNKFYLDRTDSKNPTVGFSEYAKANPYYTKYNEDGEVERWLEYNKYIQAANPLYNAAQNSYNKNKGFSISDKFIAEYTPIESMKIRARFGITHSNSNSEAFASPLNTRFFETEYTKRGSYNYGETESNKYEGELTFTYGKLLKEKHLFNVALGGYLSQLDSKTYGYSAIGFPTGDYTLPSFANRYPDGGKPNYYESTNRSVSAYAIGNYSYDNRYLLDFSYRVNGASVFGTNKHYIGTWAVGLAWNLHREKFISDNFDGISMLKLRASIGNPGNQNFSSSPTITTFRYNFNSFNYFGMTTSLNQLGNPDLKWQTTIDRNIGFDITILNNRLTIVGDYYYKTTDPLLIGIYMPASSGATNNMIYKNFGKQTSKGFTAQATYYIFRNMEDRFWWSVRGTLRHGSNKLSGIGNRLEAFNSQQREGDDEGKNRSTKRYYDGADPDDIWAVQSAGIDPATGRELFIKKNGELTYDFSYDDEMVIANSRPKVEGVIGSSFAWKGFSVNLDFRYRMGGYSFNSVLFEKVENVSARQMIYNLDKRAFYDRWQKPGDKAQFKNIANSTSTPMSSRFIQKDNSLSLESLRIGYEFSPEIARRMGVSSLRLNAYMNDIFRLTTIKQERGTDYPFARSVSFALSLTL, encoded by the coding sequence ATGAAAGTAAGATTTATCTCACGAGGACTGATGATGCTATTGGCATTTATCCTGTCCTTCTCAGCTCCGGAAGTGCACGCACAAAACGTACGAAAGGAAGCAATCACAATGACGGCCAACAAGAAACCGTTGGCGGAGGTACTGGAAAAACTGAGCAAGCAATACAAGTATCAGCTTTTCTACAACACAGCACTGACGAAAGGTATCCGCGTGTCGGCCTCTTTTAAGAATGCAGACATCGATCAGGTCATGAAAAAACTGCTTACAGGCACCGGGCTGTCGTACAGCATCAAAGGGAAAACCATTGTTATTACCTCGGCCGATGGTAAAAAAACAGCCAATACAACCTTACTGAAAGGACGCGTGCTGGACAAAGAAGGTCTGGGGATTCCGGGAGTCAACATTTTCACACAAGACAAAAGTCAGGGAGCAGTCAGCGACATTGACGGAAATTTCGCTTTTGCCAAACCACTGGCTCATGGAACAGTGCTGAACTTCACATCCATCGGAATGAAAACACAAAACGTGGTGTACAGTGGAGAAAGCACGCTGAAAATAGTCATGGTAGAGAATGTCAACGAACTGGATGCAGTGGTAGTCACCGGTGTCATCAACAAAATGAAAGAGAGCTTTACCGGTTCTGCTTCTACCTTCACTACCGATGAGCTGAAAGCGGTGGGAACAACCAACGCCATTGCCAGCTTGAAAACACTGGACCCCTCATTCAATGTCTTGGAAAACAGTTCATTCGGATCCGACCCGAACCGAATGCCTGACATTGAGATACGCGGTAAATCCAGCCTTATCAGTACGCGAGACGAACTGGCAGAGGATCCCAACCAACCCTTGTTCATTCTCGACGGATTCGAAACAACCCTGGAAACTATCTACAATATGGATATGAACCGTATCGCATCCATCACCATCCTGAAAGACGCCGCTTCAACAGCCATTTACGGTTCGAAAGCATCCAACGGAGTAGTAGTGGTAGAAACCATACGGCCCAAATCAGGTAAACTCCATCTGTCATACAACGGCTCCGCCAACATCTCCTGGGCAGACCTGACCAGCTACAACCTGATGAACGCTCGAGAAAAACTGGAATTCGAGAAGCTCGTGGGAAGGTACAACTCGTCCGATCCGGTACAGGAACTGCTATTACAACAATCGTACAATAACAAACTGAACGACATTACGCGAGGAGTAGATACATACTGGCTTTCCGATCCGTTACGTACCGGAATCAACCACCGCCATTCCGTCTATGCCGATGGTGGAGAAGGTGCTTTCATGTTCGGACTGGGATTATCCTACAATGGCATCACAGGTGTGATGAAAGAGTCAGACCGTAATAATATCAGTGGAAATATCGACTTGACTTACCGATTGGACAAACTACAGTTCACCAATAAATTCTATCTCGATAGAACCGACAGCAAGAACCCAACGGTAGGATTCTCCGAATATGCCAAGGCCAATCCTTATTATACGAAATATAATGAAGACGGAGAAGTGGAAAGATGGCTAGAATACAATAAATACATACAGGCAGCCAACCCATTGTACAACGCAGCACAGAACAGCTATAACAAAAATAAAGGATTCTCGATCTCCGACAAATTCATCGCCGAATACACTCCGATCGAATCGATGAAAATACGTGCACGTTTCGGAATCACGCACTCCAACAGCAATTCGGAAGCATTCGCTTCACCTCTCAACACCAGGTTCTTCGAAACGGAATACACCAAACGGGGTTCATACAACTATGGAGAGACTGAAAGTAACAAATACGAAGGAGAGCTCACCTTCACGTATGGTAAATTGCTGAAAGAAAAGCATCTCTTCAACGTTGCATTAGGAGGTTACCTGTCACAACTCGATTCCAAGACATACGGCTATTCAGCCATCGGCTTCCCGACAGGCGACTACACGCTGCCGTCGTTTGCCAACCGTTATCCCGATGGAGGAAAGCCCAACTATTACGAAAGCACCAACCGTTCGGTCAGTGCATACGCGATCGGAAACTACTCGTATGACAACCGTTACCTGCTCGACTTCAGTTATCGCGTCAACGGGGCGTCCGTATTCGGCACCAACAAACACTACATCGGAACATGGGCAGTGGGACTCGCATGGAATCTGCACCGGGAGAAGTTTATTTCCGACAACTTCGACGGAATATCCATGCTGAAACTACGAGCCTCCATCGGTAATCCGGGCAACCAGAATTTCTCTTCATCGCCCACCATCACGACATTCCGCTACAACTTCAACTCATTCAATTACTTCGGAATGACCACCTCGCTCAATCAGTTGGGTAATCCCGACCTGAAATGGCAGACCACCATCGACCGCAACATCGGTTTTGATATTACCATTCTCAATAATCGCCTGACTATCGTTGGCGACTATTACTACAAGACAACCGACCCATTGCTCATCGGCATCTACATGCCTGCTTCTTCGGGAGCCACCAACAACATGATATACAAGAATTTCGGTAAACAGACCTCGAAAGGTTTCACGGCACAAGCCACCTATTATATCTTCCGCAACATGGAAGACCGTTTCTGGTGGTCGGTCAGAGGAACATTGCGTCACGGTTCCAACAAACTATCAGGCATCGGCAATCGACTGGAAGCCTTCAACTCACAGCAGCGAGAAGGAGACGATGAAGGAAAGAACCGTTCGACCAAACGTTATTACGACGGTGCCGATCCGGATGACATCTGGGCAGTACAATCGGCGGGCATCGACCCTGCCACCGGTCGGGAACTTTTCATCAAGAAGAATGGAGAACTGACGTACGACTTCTCCTACGATGATGAAATGGTGATTGCCAACAGCCGCCCGAAAGTAGAAGGTGTCATAGGAAGCAGCTTTGCATGGAAAGGATTCTCAGTGAATCTTGACTTCCGTTATCGCATGGGCGGATACTCATTCAACTCCGTCCTGTTTGAAAAAGTGGAAAATGTAAGTGCCAGACAAATGATTTACAACCTTGACAAACGTGCCTTCTACGACAGATGGCAAAAACCGGGCGACAAGGCACAGTTCAAGAACATTGCCAATTCAACCTCCACTCCGATGTCGTCCCGTTTCATTCAAAAAGACAACTCTCTGTCACTCGAGTCTCTGCGCATCGGCTATGAATTCTCACCTGAAATCGCCCGAAGAATGGGTGTCAGTTCATTGAGACTGAATGCATACATGAACGATATCTTCCGTTTGACTACTATCAAACAGGAACGTGGAACCGATTATCCTTTTGCACGGAGCGTATCTTTCGCTCTCTCTTTAACTCTCTAA
- a CDS encoding ferrichrome ABC transporter substrate-binding protein, whose product MEDFLRFLLIAGVILVGIFKEVNKSSKAKKARRPVPPMPSPVEATPDSIPMPEAWGRPQLADELPQPIPRKQPADKPSSKQQYSKQKTPKQQKKKGEVSVATSLASSAADNKDDFAIHSAEEARRAIIWGEILHRKY is encoded by the coding sequence ATGGAAGATTTTCTTAGATTTCTCTTGATAGCAGGCGTCATTCTTGTGGGAATATTCAAAGAGGTGAATAAAAGCAGCAAGGCGAAAAAAGCCCGACGCCCCGTTCCCCCAATGCCATCTCCGGTTGAAGCAACCCCCGATAGCATCCCTATGCCCGAAGCTTGGGGAAGGCCCCAGTTAGCGGACGAACTACCCCAGCCGATCCCCCGCAAACAACCGGCTGACAAACCATCTTCCAAACAACAGTATTCGAAGCAGAAAACGCCGAAACAACAAAAGAAAAAAGGAGAAGTATCCGTGGCCACATCCCTTGCGAGCAGTGCCGCCGACAATAAAGATGATTTCGCAATTCATTCAGCGGAAGAAGCACGCCGGGCCATTATCTGGGGAGAAATACTTCACCGGAAATACTGA
- a CDS encoding N-acetyltransferase family protein, producing MEEIMIRKATTDDVALLQEIGRQTFFETFALHNSEEDMRKYLQTGFADDKMRSELSDSLSDIYFAMDGSRVIGYLKLNFGESQTELQDSRSIEIERIYVLRAYHGKKVGQMLYDKAVEVGLAHALDYVWLGVWEKNERAIAFYTKNGFTAFDKHIFVLGDDRQTDILMKRPLK from the coding sequence ATGGAAGAAATCATGATCCGAAAAGCCACAACCGATGATGTGGCCTTGCTGCAGGAGATAGGCAGACAGACTTTTTTTGAGACCTTTGCACTACATAATAGTGAGGAGGATATGCGGAAATATCTGCAAACAGGATTTGCAGACGACAAAATGAGGAGCGAGCTGAGCGACAGCCTATCAGACATATATTTTGCAATGGATGGCAGCCGGGTGATAGGCTATTTGAAGTTGAATTTCGGCGAATCGCAAACCGAACTGCAAGACAGCAGGTCGATCGAGATCGAGAGGATCTATGTGCTACGGGCCTATCATGGCAAAAAGGTCGGTCAAATGCTCTACGACAAGGCTGTAGAAGTGGGGTTGGCGCATGCACTCGACTACGTGTGGCTGGGCGTATGGGAGAAAAACGAACGCGCCATCGCTTTCTACACTAAAAACGGATTTACGGCTTTCGACAAGCATATCTTTGTGCTTGGCGACGACAGACAGACAGATATACTGATGAAACGCCCGCTGAAATAG
- the miaB gene encoding tRNA (N6-isopentenyl adenosine(37)-C2)-methylthiotransferase MiaB: protein MNEWTEADFKSATEMTDDNKKLFIETYGCQMNVADSEVIASVMQMAGYSVAETLEEADAVFMNTCSIRDNAEQKILNRLEFFHSLKKKKKHLIVGVLGCMAERVKDDLITNHHVDLVVGPDAYMTLPDLIAAVEAGEKAINVELSTTETYRDVIPSRICGNHISGFVSIMRGCNNFCTYCIVPYTRGRERSRDVESILNEVADLVAKGYKEVTLLGQNVNSYHFEKPTGEVVTFPMLLRTVAEAAPRVRIRFTTSHPKDMSDETLEVIAQVPNVCKHIHLPVQSGSSRILKLMNRKYTREWYLDRVAAIKRIIPDCGLTTDIFSGFHSETEEDHALSLSLMEECGYDAAFMFKYSERPGTYASKHLEDNVPEDVKIRRLNEIIALQNRLSAESNQRCIGKTYEVLVEGVSKRSRDQLFGRTEQNRVVVFDRGTHRIGDFVNVRITEASSATLKGEEV, encoded by the coding sequence ATGAACGAATGGACGGAAGCGGACTTTAAATCCGCAACTGAAATGACTGATGACAACAAGAAGTTGTTTATCGAAACCTATGGCTGCCAGATGAACGTGGCCGATAGTGAGGTGATTGCCTCCGTAATGCAAATGGCGGGTTACTCTGTAGCTGAAACGCTCGAAGAGGCTGATGCTGTGTTTATGAACACCTGTTCGATCCGCGATAATGCGGAGCAGAAGATTCTGAACCGCCTGGAATTCTTCCACTCACTGAAGAAAAAGAAGAAACATCTGATTGTGGGTGTGCTGGGTTGTATGGCTGAACGGGTGAAGGATGATTTGATTACGAATCATCATGTTGACCTTGTAGTGGGGCCGGACGCTTACATGACCTTGCCCGACCTGATTGCCGCCGTTGAAGCCGGTGAGAAGGCGATTAATGTAGAGCTTTCTACTACCGAAACTTATCGGGATGTGATTCCGTCGCGTATCTGCGGCAATCATATTTCCGGCTTTGTATCCATCATGCGTGGCTGTAACAATTTCTGCACCTATTGCATCGTCCCCTATACTCGTGGACGTGAGCGCAGCCGCGATGTGGAAAGCATCCTTAATGAAGTGGCAGACTTGGTAGCAAAAGGTTATAAAGAAGTTACCCTGTTGGGACAAAATGTCAATTCCTATCATTTCGAGAAGCCGACAGGCGAAGTGGTTACCTTCCCGATGCTGCTCCGAACGGTGGCTGAAGCAGCTCCGAGGGTGCGTATTCGTTTCACGACTTCCCATCCGAAGGATATGAGTGACGAAACACTGGAAGTAATTGCGCAAGTACCCAACGTATGCAAGCATATCCACCTTCCTGTGCAGAGTGGCAGTTCCCGCATCCTCAAACTGATGAACCGCAAATATACCCGCGAATGGTATTTGGACCGTGTGGCCGCTATCAAACGCATCATCCCCGACTGCGGGCTGACAACGGACATATTCTCCGGTTTTCATTCTGAAACGGAAGAAGACCATGCCCTGTCCCTCTCCCTGATGGAAGAGTGCGGATACGATGCCGCTTTCATGTTCAAATATTCCGAGCGTCCGGGAACCTATGCTTCGAAACATCTTGAGGACAACGTGCCGGAAGACGTGAAAATCCGTCGTCTGAATGAGATTATCGCTTTGCAGAACCGTCTGTCTGCCGAGTCCAACCAGCGTTGCATCGGAAAGACGTATGAAGTGCTTGTGGAAGGTGTTTCCAAGCGTTCGCGCGATCAACTGTTCGGGCGTACGGAACAAAACCGGGTGGTGGTGTTCGACAGAGGTACGCATCGTATCGGTGATTTTGTCAACGTACGTATCACGGAAGCCAGCTCGGCTACACTGAAAGGGGAAGAAGTTTAA